The region GGGTTGCGCGTCTCAACGGTTGGCTGGGTGGTGTCGGCAGCGGCCAGGGCATCGGCCTTCGCTTTGCTGCCCTCTTTCAGGCGCGCCATGTTCAGGTTATAATCACTGTTCCACTGAGGCTGACCGCAGCTGCCCAGGCTTAGCACCATAACGCTTATCAACAAAGTATAAACCGGGTTCTTCAATTTTGAATCGTTCTATTGTTTAACGGTTAAACTGCCAAATGGCTGGTCTTATTATACTATAACTCTTCTTCAGGAAAACCAACAATTTAACAATAAAGCAATTTAGCAATTATAATATAAGTATACGCACCAACACGCGCTTCGCCCCCTATAACTGTACCCGCAACGGGTAAGTTTCATTTATACTTTAGGATCAGTTAAAAGCAAAAAAGGCAGCGCCCAAACGGACACTGCCTTAGCTGTTAGGTATTAATAATAAAGGTACTACTCTTTGGTCATCAGCTCAAAGCTGCGCTTCACGAAGCTGGTGAGGGCTGCCCCCGACAGCATGTTCTGCGACAGCAGGGCCAGATCGAAGGCCTGGCGCGCCAGTTTGCCTTTTTCCTCCGCCTTCAACACGCGCTGGTTCAGCGGGTGGTTGGCGTTGATGGTCACGTTATACGTATCCGGCATATCGCCCATAAACATCATGCCGCCACCGCCGGCACGGCTCATATCCTTCATGCGGCGCATAAACTCGGGCAGCGTTATCACCACCGGCGCGTCGTCCGGGGCAAGCGGCGCTACCTCCACAGTCATGTGCTGGTTGCTGATAGCCTCCTCGTATACTTTCTTCAGTTCCTCTTTCTCGCTGTCGCTCAGCACGCTTTCCTTCGCCTCGTCCTTCTCGATGAGCTTGTCTACTGTCTCGGAGTCCACGCGCTTGAGGGTAGTTTTCTCCAGTTTCTGCTCCAGCATACCGATAAAGTGGCTGTCTATCACCGTGTCCAGCTTCAGCACGTCGTAGCCACGGTTCTGGGCGGCTTCCACAAAGGCGTGCTGCTTGTCGGCGTCGGTGGTGTAGAGCAGCACCAGCTGCTCGTTTTTGTCAGTCTGGTTAGCCTGCACCAGCGCCTTGTACTCTTCTAACGTATGGTATTTGCCTTCCGTATTCTGCAGCAGCACAAAATCCTTCGCTTTCTCATAGAACTTGTCATCGCTCAGCATGCCATACTTCACAAACACGCTGATGTCTTCCCAGTTCTTCTCAAACGTCTCACGGTCTTTGCGGAAGATCTCGGCTAGCTTGTCGGCTACCTTTTTGGTGATGTAGGTGTTGATCTTCTTCACGCTGGCATCGGCCTGCAGGAACGAGCGGCTCACGTTCAGCGGAATGTCCGGCGAGTCGATCACGCCGTGCAGCAGCATCAGAAACTCCGGCACCACGTCCTTCACCTCGTCGGTAATAAACACCTGGCGCGAGTAAAGCTGGATCTTGTTGCGCTGAATCTCAAAGTCGTTTTTGAGTTTCGGGAAGTATAGAATACCCGTCAGGTTGAACGGATAGTCTACGTTGAGGTGAATCCAGAACAGCGGCGGCTCTGAGAACGGGTACAGCTCCTTGTAGAACTCCTTGTAGTCCTCGTCCTTCAGCTCCGAAGGCTGCTTGGTCCAGATCGGGTTCGGGTTGTTGATCGTCTCGCCCTCAAACTCTACCGGCACGGGCAGGAACTTGCAGTACTTGTCCAGTATCGTGCGGATGCGGGCCGTCTCCAGGAACTCCTCCGAGTCCTGGGCTACGTGCAGGATCACGTCCGTGCCGCGTTCTGCCCGCTCAGCTGCTGTGATCGTGAACTCGGTGCTGCCGTCGCAATCCCAGCGAGCGGCCTCAGCGCCCTCCTGGTACGACCTGGTTACGATCTCCACGCGCTCAGCCACCATAAAGGCCGAGTAGAAGCCCAAACCAAACTGGCCGATGATCTGGTCCTTGTCGGCAGAGGCGTCCTTGTAGCGCTCCACAAACTCCGTGGCACCCGAAAACGCGATCTGGTTGATGTACTTCTTGATCTCCCCGGCTGTCATGCCCAGGCCGTTGTCAGAGATGGTGATGGTCTTGGCCTCCTTGTCAACGGCTACTTTCACCTTCAGCTCGCCCAGCTCGCCTTTGTACTCGCCGATAGACGACAGGCGCTTGATCTTCTGTGTCGCGTCCACGGCGTTGCTCACCAGCTCGCGCAGGAAGATCTCGTGGTCGGAGTACAGGAATTTCTTGATGATCGGGAAAATATTCTCGGTGTGGATGGAGATATTACCTCTTTCTTCCATTGTCTAAACGTTATATGGTTAAGGTTGATCTTTTGCTGCTTTACGCTTCAGCCCTGCTTTCAAATCCTGTTCCAGAGGGCAGGGGAGTGACAGGATGTCAGAGAGAGGAGAAAAAAACTACAGCCGCGGCATACTTTCGGACACCCCATTTTAAACCTTGGCGCCAATCTTTCATCTAACCTCCTGCCATGGCACCCGTTTTATACTTGTGCATACAATTTATACTTGTGCCTACAATAAAAGTAGAAACATTTGCCCGGCTAAATGCAACATTGTAGAAAATAACATATCTTTGTTTTAACCCGAATACTGAAGGTGCACCGCTACATCCAACATATCGCCCTTGCCTTGCTGCTGCTCTTTAGCAGAGCCATGGTTCCGGACGAGCTTATTCAGGAGCTGCACCCGCACACGCATACCGTGCACACCGATCACTCGGATACCCACGAGGCACAGGTAGGTATGAAGCACAAGCACTGCACCGTAGAGGATGTGTTCAACACACCCTACCAAGGCGCAGCGCTCTCCCTTAGCTTTACAAACATTACCCACACTGCTGTTTATGCCGATGCTTATACTTGCAGCTGGCAAGGCAGCAAACCCGCTTTATATTATCTTCGCGGCCCGCCTGTGGCCTGACTTTCAGCAAACCTGCACCGCTACTCCGGCTATACTTTATACTGTATGGTTTAGGGCGTGCATACCCTCCTTTTTACACTTTAAAAGCCTTTGGGGCACACGCTTGCTACTGGCAAGGTGCAGCCGCCGCAGGGCGTTGGCTGTACTTGCTATAGCCACTCTTTAGTTATTGCTGAAAAACAAAGAAGCGTTGAAGACGAAACCAATCCGGAAAACCATACTTTTTGCCCTGGCGATGCTGGCGCTGCCAACACCGCAGCTGCTGGCGCAGTCGCTGCCCGCCCCGATGATAGGGGATGCAGAGCAGGATTGCGGCCTTACGCTCTCGGGCAAGGTGCTGGACCACGACACGCGTGAGCCCCTGATCGGGGCTACGATCTACTTACCAGAGTTGGATCGTGCCACCATGTCTGACGAGTACGGCAACTACCATTTCCACCAGCTATGCCGTGGTGCCTATACGCTGCAGGTAAGGTATGTGGGTTATGAGGACGAGCAATTTGCCGTAAGGCTGGCTTCTTCGCTCACCCGCGACCTGCAACTGCACGCCGATGCCCGCCTGCTGCGCACGGTGGAGGTAACCGGGGAGCACTTGCGCGAGCAGGCCCAGACGCAGCAAAGTATAAGCGGCCGGGAGCTGGAGCAAACGCGTGGCCTGGCGCTGGCCGAAACGTTGAAAGGCATTGCTGGCGTTACCACCTTGCAAACCGGGCCTACCATTTCCAAGCCTGTTATCCATGGCCTGCACAGCAACCGCGTGCTGCTGCTCAACAATGGCGTGCGCCAGGAGGGACAGCAGTGGGGAGCCGAACACGCGCCGGAGATAGATCCTTTTATCGCCTCTGAGATGAAGGTGATTAAAGGGGCTGCCGGGGTGCGCTACGGCGCCGACGCCATTGGCGGGGTCGTGTTGGTAGAGCCCAAGGCGCTGCCTACCACACCCGGTGTCAGCGGCGATGTATACTTGCTGGGCAGCACCAATAACCGCCAGCTGACAACCTCGGCCACGGTAGAGGGCAACTTCGAAAAAATTCCGCCGCTGAGCTGGCGCCTGCAGGGTACCCTGCGCAAGGCCGGCAACGCCAAAACGCCGGACTATTACCTGGAGAACACCGGCCTGCGGGAGCAGAATTTCTCGGCAGCGCTGGGCTATAACAAGGAGACGTACGGCGCGGAGCTGTTCTACAGCCGCTTCAGCACGGAACTGGGGGTGCTGCGCGAGTCGCACATCGGCAGCGTGCAGGATTTGCTCTACGCCATCGAGCGCGGCAGGCCCAGCAAAGCCGATAACGCAGAGTTCACGTATGACATCGATCGCCCTTACCAGGATGTGCAGCACGACCTGTTCAAGGCCAAGGGCTTCTGGCAACTGGGTGAGGCGGGCAAGCTGGAGTTTGTGTACGGCTGGCAGCGCAACCTGCGCCAGGAGTACGACATGCGCAGGCGCGTAAGCCAGGCGCCTACCTTGCAGCTTACCCTCAACACCCACACCACCGAGGCCATTTTCGCGCACAAACCCCTGGGCAACTTTACCGGCTCTGTGGGCATCAGCACCATCTACCAGAAGAACACCTACCGCTACAGCGACTTCCTGCCATACTTTACCGGCACCACAGCAGGCATCTTTGCCACGGAAACATGGAAGAAAAACCGCCTGCAGCTGGAGGCGGGCCTGCGCTACGACTACAAGCACCTGCTAGTAAAAAAGTATGAAAAGGAGGATGAGGAAACCTCTGGCAGTAAACGCATCCTGATCAAGCCGGAGTACAAGTTCAACAACCTCTCCGGCACCCTGGCAGCCATGTACGATGTGGGCTACCACCTGACCTTTGGCCTGAGCGCCACCTCGGCCTGGCGCGCGCCGGGCGCGAACGAGCTGTTCAGCGAGGGGGTACACCACAGCGCAGCCGCCTACGAGAAGAGCAACCCCAATCTCAGGTCGGAGCAGGCGTATAACCTGGAGTTCTCGGTGGATTATTTCAGCAATCCGCGCCTGAACGGCACGCTGAGCCTGTACCACAACTACATCCGCGACTACATTTATCTGAAGCCTCTGCCGGAGCCGGTACTTACCATTCGTGGGGCTTTCCCGGCGTTTGCCTATACCCAGGCCGATGCCACACTTTCGGGCGTGGACCTGAGCTGGGATTATAAAATTGCCACGGGGTTGGTGCTGGACTCGAAAACTTCGCTGCTGTATGCACGTAACCTCG is a window of Pontibacter kalidii DNA encoding:
- the htpG gene encoding molecular chaperone HtpG, translated to MEERGNISIHTENIFPIIKKFLYSDHEIFLRELVSNAVDATQKIKRLSSIGEYKGELGELKVKVAVDKEAKTITISDNGLGMTAGEIKKYINQIAFSGATEFVERYKDASADKDQIIGQFGLGFYSAFMVAERVEIVTRSYQEGAEAARWDCDGSTEFTITAAERAERGTDVILHVAQDSEEFLETARIRTILDKYCKFLPVPVEFEGETINNPNPIWTKQPSELKDEDYKEFYKELYPFSEPPLFWIHLNVDYPFNLTGILYFPKLKNDFEIQRNKIQLYSRQVFITDEVKDVVPEFLMLLHGVIDSPDIPLNVSRSFLQADASVKKINTYITKKVADKLAEIFRKDRETFEKNWEDISVFVKYGMLSDDKFYEKAKDFVLLQNTEGKYHTLEEYKALVQANQTDKNEQLVLLYTTDADKQHAFVEAAQNRGYDVLKLDTVIDSHFIGMLEQKLEKTTLKRVDSETVDKLIEKDEAKESVLSDSEKEELKKVYEEAISNQHMTVEVAPLAPDDAPVVITLPEFMRRMKDMSRAGGGGMMFMGDMPDTYNVTINANHPLNQRVLKAEEKGKLARQAFDLALLSQNMLSGAALTSFVKRSFELMTKE
- a CDS encoding TonB-dependent receptor — encoded protein: MKTKPIRKTILFALAMLALPTPQLLAQSLPAPMIGDAEQDCGLTLSGKVLDHDTREPLIGATIYLPELDRATMSDEYGNYHFHQLCRGAYTLQVRYVGYEDEQFAVRLASSLTRDLQLHADARLLRTVEVTGEHLREQAQTQQSISGRELEQTRGLALAETLKGIAGVTTLQTGPTISKPVIHGLHSNRVLLLNNGVRQEGQQWGAEHAPEIDPFIASEMKVIKGAAGVRYGADAIGGVVLVEPKALPTTPGVSGDVYLLGSTNNRQLTTSATVEGNFEKIPPLSWRLQGTLRKAGNAKTPDYYLENTGLREQNFSAALGYNKETYGAELFYSRFSTELGVLRESHIGSVQDLLYAIERGRPSKADNAEFTYDIDRPYQDVQHDLFKAKGFWQLGEAGKLEFVYGWQRNLRQEYDMRRRVSQAPTLQLTLNTHTTEAIFAHKPLGNFTGSVGISTIYQKNTYRYSDFLPYFTGTTAGIFATETWKKNRLQLEAGLRYDYKHLLVKKYEKEDEETSGSKRILIKPEYKFNNLSGTLAAMYDVGYHLTFGLSATSAWRAPGANELFSEGVHHSAAAYEKSNPNLRSEQAYNLEFSVDYFSNPRLNGTLSLYHNYIRDYIYLKPLPEPVLTIRGAFPAFAYTQADATLSGVDLSWDYKIATGLVLDSKTSLLYARNLDTNDYLIYMPANRFDNSLRYEFASADGSKLSDAFVSVGGVYVARQNRAPEKTEQDYAPAPEGYFLLQAEAGTTLHVGKQPIEVGITGNNLLNTVYRDYLNKQRYFADELGRMLLLRVRVPLKF